The sequence below is a genomic window from Streptomyces sp. NBC_00582.
TCCTCACGGCACACCGCGCGCACGAGGCCGGGATCGTGGTGGCTGATCCCGAGATCGGTGGCGACCGGCTGAAACGGCTGGCCACCCTGTGCAAGGCCCTCGCATGCCCATGGGAGCCGAGCCTGGAGATCCTCGCCGAGTACGTGGAACGGATCGTCAGGGGCCTTCCCCTCCCCCGGTTCGGTGAGCCCCCCGACGAGCAGTGGAGCGCGCTCTACGAGGACCTGGCCGCCCTCTTCGAGGACAACGGGCACGTCCTGCACGGCAGGCAGTTGCTGCTCGCGGAGGACTGCACACTGCGGCACACCAACCGTCCCCTCGACAGGGCGGGTACGGGCACAAGTACACGTACACAGGGCAAGCCGAGCGGTCAGGGTGTCCGCCGCGAGGCGTTCTTCCAGCCGGTGCGTACGGAGGCGAACCAGACCGAGGCCCCGTCCGTCCCCGCCCTGCTCGGCAAGCGGTTGTTCTCCCTGCACCCGGGGCTGGTCTGGAAGGACCGCGGCGAGCGTACGCGCGGGCGGGCCGCCCGCGCCTTCCTCGAGCAGGAGGGGCTCGTCCGGCCGTACGACACGCGGGGCTTGCTGGACCACGTGCGGCAGGCGCTCAGCGCGAGCACCGATCTCCGGCTGCGGCTCCAGACCCTGCGGTTCGTCTTCCGGCTGTGGCAGCCGCGGCGTTCGCTGGGCGGGACGGAGATCTCCTCGCTCGGACTGTACGTACCGTCGGCGGACGGCTGGCTGATCAGGGCGAGCGACGCCGTCTTCGGCCGGGGCTGGGGCCGCGCGTCCGTAGGTGAGGACCTGGCGGCGGTGGTCGCCGCCGGGCAGGACGTGTCGAAGAGCCTCAAGGCGATCGCCGGACGCCTCCTCGCCGCGCCCGAGGAGTTCGCCAAGCGGGGCGAGACCGAGGAGTGGCGGGCGTTCCTGCTGGAGGCCGGGGTGGCCGACGGGCTGGTCCCGGTCAGGTCCCCCGACGCCTTGAGCCGGGTGGATCAAGGCCGGGAGCTCAGCGCTCGGCAGCTGGTCCGCATGGCGAAGGTGTCTGCCGAAGTGCAGGAGCAGTGGGAGCCGTACGTCCACTGGCCCGGTGTCTACTACCCCCGGACGCCGTACCGGGGAACCCCCGCCTGGCGGCTCCCCGGCCAGGACGTCGTCGGACGCCTCGGGCAGGAGGCCCGGCTGGCGTACGCACGGCTTGTCCTGCATGGCCTGGCCAGCTGGGAGGACGCGAGGTTCGCCAGCGTCTGGACCAGTGCCGGCAGCCAAAGTCCCCCGGACAGGGAACTGGTCCCGACCCCGCTCGGCGCCTTCGTCCGGGAGCAGCCGTGGCTCCCGGTGCGGGGCCGCGACCGGGCCGTCCGGTTCGTCCGGCCGGCCGACGCCTGGCACTGCCCGCCCGGGCTGGAGGAGGAGCCCTCCTACGCGCCGACCGTCGACCATCGGCTGCGCCACCTCCTGGAACGCGGGAAAGCGGGAGACCGCCTGCGGGAAATGCGGCTCCCGACCTGGGACGACCCCCGGGACAGCGACCGCCTCATCGCCGCGCTGGGACGACTTGCGGCGGAGGGCGCACTGGGGGCCGAGGACCGGCCCGCCGCGCAGCGCGCCAACGAACGCGCCTGGAAGCACCTCGTACGGCGCCCCCGTCCCGCACTGCCCAAGGGCGCCAGTCTGCTCGCTGAGTCCGGGGACCGGCTGATCAGCGTACCGCTGTCCGCCCTGGACGGCGGGGAGAGCGATGGCGATGGTGATGCCAGGACCGTGCTCTACGTCAGCGGTGAACGCGACAGCCTGACGCCCCTGCTGATACGGGAGATGGCGCGCCCCCTGCTCACCCTTCCCGGTGTCTCGGCGAAGGCCGCCGAGCTGCTGGCGGCCGACCACCCCGCCACCGTCCGGCACACCGACGACCTGATGTTCACGGTGACCGTGGACGGCACACGGGTTAACCCCGCGGCCATGGGAGAACCACTGGTCCAGCAACTGCCCTGGCTCACGCTGGCCGTGGGCGTCCTCTGCGACCACCTGGCGCGCGGCCCCAGGGCGAGCGAGGCCGAGCTGAGCGAGCTGACGTCCCTGGTCCGGAGCGTACGTCTGCACCGCTACCGCTCCTGGAACATCGAGCTTGACGGCCGGCCCGGGACGTTGCCGGGCCGCCTCGGCGGAGTGCTCCCGCTGCCCGATCCGAAGCATCCGCTCGTCCTCTCCCCGGCAGGCGAGCCGGGCTGGCCCGAGACCACCCGCATCGTGATGGCGGTCGCCGAGCTGCTGGGACGTCGGGAGTTCGGCGACCGGCTGCGCCTCGCCGCCCACCAGCTCGCTACCCGCCACGCCGACCTGCACAACCCGGGCCAGGAGGAGCTCGCCGACGCCCTGGAAGTCACAAACCACCAGGTCGAGGAGACAAGCCGCCGGATCGACGGGGCCATCGGCGTGGTCCTGGAGCGCTGCCGGCCCTTCCTCGTCCACCTGCTCGGCACGGAGACGGCGAACTCGCTGTTCCTGCCGCCGCCGGGCGACACCCGGGAGTTCCAGGCTCACCTCGAGGAGTACGCCGCCGAGCTCCCGGTCCCCGTATCCGAGTTCATCGCCAGGGCCCGCGCGGCCCGCGGTACGGACGAACTGCGGCGCGACCTGGGCATCGGATTCGCCGAGCTGAACGACACCCTGCGCGCGATGAGCCCACCCCTGGAACCGATCAGCCACGCCGCCGAGCACGAAGAGGCGCTCCGCACCTACCTGGACCTGCGCAGGAAGGAGCTCGTCAACCGGCTGCGCTGGGCGGTGCTGGAGGACTTCGACGCGCGCCGTCCGATACCCGACTGGCCCTCGGTCCGGGCCCTGGACTGGATCACCGCGCCGGAGGCATGGGAGTACGCCATGGACACGGCCGACACGGGGAGCCTGGAGGCGCACGTGGAGGAGCAGCTGGCGCTGCGCCTGGGCCGCCCGGTGCCGTTGCCCCGGTCGGGCGAACGCCTGCCCACCCCCGACCACGTACGCGGCGCGAACCTCCGTACGATCACCGGCCTGGCCGCCGAACTCGCGGTCCTGGTCAGGGCGGCCGGACACCCGTTGCCCGCGGCCCTGACCGCAGCCGAGCCCGCCGAGGAGGTCACCGCGCGGCTGGAGGCCGTGGGCGCGCTCGACTTCCGGCCCCTGTCCCCCACCGACGTCGTCGGCTGGCTGGCGGCCCTCGGCCAGTGGCCCGACGGGATGGCGGTGGCGACGGAACCCGAACGGCACGGACTGTCCGGGGCCGACCTGGACCGGGTGCGCAACGCAGCGGAACACGAGCGCCGCGAACGGGAGCGCAAACGGCGGTCGATCTCCGTCGGCGGCCGCGACTTCGACGTGCACTCAGGCGACTTCACCGCCCTCACCCGCGAACTCGACCGGGTCCTGCAGAGCGGCTCGGCACCGGGCATCACCGCCGCCGGGCCGCTCCGCTTCACGGACCCCCGCCCCCAGACCGGGCGCACCCAGGCCACCGGTCGCACGCGCGGGCGGCGGTACGGGGGCGGCACGGACAGCGGGCTGACCACGGCCCAGCGGGAGGCCATCGGGTACGTGGGCGAGTGGTACGCGTACCAGTGGCTGTGTGCGCGCTACCCGGACCGCATGGACGAAACCTGCTGGGTGTCGGGCAACCGCCGCAAAGCCTTCCCCGGCCCGTCCGGCGACGACGGCCTCGGCTTCGACTTCCGGGTCGGCTCCGGCAGCCGGCCCTACCTGTACGAGGTGAAGGCGACCGGGGGCGAAGGCGGCCGCTTCGAGCTGGGAGAAAGCGAGGTCCGCGCGGCCCGCCAGCACGCGGGCAACGACCGCTGGCGCCTCCTGGTGGTCACACACGCCCTCACCCCTCACAAGATGGCCATCCAGATGCTCCCCAACCCCTACGGAAAGCGCGGCCGGGGCCGCTACCGGGAGGAGGGCGGGGCACTGCGCTTCTCGTACCTGCTGTGACCTTGACGTTCAACTCAGCGCGAGATGAGCCGGGGTTAAACGTCAAGTTCAACGAGCTCGTGCACGGTTGGCGGTGAGACGTCGGGCCTGGATGGTTGATCATGGTCGGGTGGTGGGGAACTCGACGCGTGCGGTGATCATCAGCAATCAGCGGATCACGGGCCTAGGCATCACGAGCCGCTCCTCCATGTCTCTGAGGGCGGCGACGATCGGATGAGGAGAAGTAAGCCGCGCGGGAACCGGAACCACCGAGGCGTCGCCCGCCGGCTTCTGGCTCCGCGAGTCGGGGTGTGATCCCTCTGCGAGGTATAGCTTCCGCCCACTTGCCCGGAGACGGACCTTCTGGATGCGTTTGCCGGGAGGTTCCAGTCCGTGCCGCTTCGCATAGTTGATGACCTTCCGCCACTCGGCGAACTGGTCGTCATCGGCGACACGGACCCGCCCCTCGGTGAGAAGCCGTTCGACCAACCCGGTCACCTTGGCTCGTCGCGCACGAGCGATGGGCCGTTCGGCGTAGGGCACGGAGCTACGCCTGCGCCCAGCCTGTCCGCTGGATGCCGCCTGGTCGCCCCCTTCAGCCGGCGTCAACCCCTCAGGACGATGACCATGTCGAAGGTAGTGGAGGCCGTCCTCGGTGACCTCCACGAGCGCTTCCCTGCCACTCCGACTGACCCCTACAACCCTCGACCACGCAAGGCATAAGCCGACCGCCAATCCCCCGGCGCCCAGGCTGCGGGATGCCTGCGCAGGCGCAAAACCACAGGTCAGGAGCCCTTTGCGGCCGGTTCAAGGATCGCAACACACTCCACGTGGTGCGTCATCGGAAACACGTGGAGACAATGCCGACGGCCCCAACCAGCGGTGCTGGCGCCGATTCGACCCTATGCAACTCACCTCCAACGCCGAGCGGAGCAGGGTATCCGTCAATGGCCGGTTACCGAAACCGGTGATGCCGCGGACCATTGGTAGTCCACCGCGTCTCCCCGCTTCCCCACTGCCGCGGAAGCAAATGAACCCGAAAGGCACTGTTGACAGAAATGCCCAGTCAGAGCGGCGAAACGCCTCACAGCCAGTTCAGCCCCGAGCGCATCCGCGCCACCTGGAGTGGGACGGCGAGCGTCGAGGCCGCCGCCCAGGCGTTCGGCTTGTCGAGATCGAAGAGCTACGACCTCGTTCGCCGCGGAGAATTCCCATGCCGCGTGCTAACGATAGGCCGCACCGCCCGAGTCGTCACTGCCTCGCTCCTCCGCGTACTTGAGAGCGGCGAGCCGGAGTACAACGGAGCCTCCAGCGCAAGCCCCAATCCGTCATGACCTCCCTCGTCGGCTTCCTCCAGCTCCTCCACGAGGTTGGGTGCTCGATACGGAATCGAAGCCAGTAGGCCGACGCGCCGCGCAAGACAACTCACCGGAGCCCGCCAAGGAATTTCCGGGAGGCAATGCACACCACACCTGACGCATTGTCCGACGCGACAGATAATCTCATCGGGTGGCCCAAGACGTCGCTGCACCGTCGGGACGTGTGTGACTGCGCAGGCGCCAGGGGTGCTCCGGGGCGCAGTATCCGCGCCGGGTGTGTGCCTCCTTGGGGGGATGGGTGCTGACTTTTTTCGGAGGAACTGCTGGTGGCGCAGATCGACTTCCGTCTCGTCCAGACGGCGGTCATGGGAGGCCGGGATTCGGACCAGCCGGTCATCCTGCCCGAGGAGCCGCACAATCTGGATGAGTTCCGCCGCCAGTTCGGCAAGGACGACTTCTGGTGCGGGACGCTGCTCGGTGGCTGCGGCGAGCGGCTGATGACCAAGCGCTACGAAACGAAGGTCTGTCACTTCTCCCATTTCCCGGACCGCGACGGAAGCCGGGCGGCTTGTCATCGCACGGCCAACGGCGTCGACAGCGCCGATCACCTGTTCGTCAAGGCGCACGTGACGCAGTGGCTGGCGGGCCAGGGTCACGCGGCGCAGGCCGAGTTGTGCAGCCTCGGGCACGGCCCCGGGGATGCCGTGGACTTCGTGCTGCGTGCCACGAATCAACGCCTGCGCTTCGAGCTGCGGCCCAACGACTACCGCAGCTGGCGTGGAACGGCGGACAGCCTGGCCGCGAAGGAAGGGCATGTCGAGTGGGTCTTCGGGCTGGAGAGCGCCATCACCCGGGATATGACGGCCCGCTACGGCTATGCCCTGCGGGTGCGGTGCGAAACCGACGGCAACAGCCGCCGGGTTCTGATCGGCACCGTCACCGAGAACCGCCCCGTCGCCTGGTCTCCGCTCGAGCAGTGCCGGATGACCGGCGATGGCCTCATCACCCCCGACCTCGACGAACTCCGTAACCGCGGGCTGATCCGCGAGGGGGCCGCGCGCCATGACGCCGTGGCCGGCAGCCTGCCGCTGCGCGGCGCCGAGATCGTCTTCGCGATCGACGGCGAGGCCCGGCCGGACACCGACTCGCCCCTCGTGGAGGGCGGCCGGTACCTGATATCCGGCTTCATCAAACCGGCCGGGCACCGGATCCTCAAGGCCCAGCTCTCCTTGCCCCACGACACACCCCGCCCCACCGAGCAGTACGTGTACCGGCTGGCGGGCGCGGTGCGCCTGCTGGTCACCGAAGCCGACCGGCCGGGTGAGAACACCCGCTGGGCGGTGCGCGCGGACAGCCTCATCCAGCTCAAGGGTCTGGACGCGGAACGTACCGGCCTGTGGCGTCCCCCCGTCGCCCTGGACGAGCCCCTGCCCGCACCGATGCCCGCCACGCCCGCCCCGGCCCCCACCGTTCCGGTGCAGTCCCAGGGCAGCCGCACCGCCACACTGTTGCGGCGGGCTCTCGAAGACGTGGCGCGGGAGGGGGCCACCACCACGTGGAAACAGCTGGCCGAGCGGGTCGGCCTGGATCTCGCGCACCTGCCCGATCCCAAGCGCCGGGACCTCCTCGTGGAGGTCGACAAGCCGCTCGATCGGAACCGGTCGCTGTTGTGCGTCCTGGTCCGCGCGCCCTCCGGCCGTCCCCTGTCCTATCTCGCCACCGTGCTGCGCCTGCTCCAAGTCCCCGCCCCGGCCTCGGAGTCCGCGCTGTACCGGTGGTGCGACGAGCAGATCCGCGCTGCGCATACGGCGTACGGCCACCGTACTCCTCCCCTACCGGCATCGGCTGCCATTGCGGAGGCGCCCCGCCCCGCGGAAGGGCGGGCCGCCCAGGAACAACTGACCCTCCTCAAGGCCCAGTTGGCCGTGGGCCGTGCCACGTTGCCCCACGCCACCGGCCGTCGCGCCGCCCGCCTGGCCACCACGGTCAAGGACGGCGAACAGCACCAACGGCTCTACGAGACTGTCCGGCAACGCAGGCAGGAGCTGCGCGCGTGGCAACGCGAGGGCGAGCGGCTCCTGGACGACCTCGACCGCCTCATCGGCCACCCTCTGCCGGCGTCTGCGCCCCCGAAGAAGAGCACGCCCGCTGTCCCGCCCGCCGCCGCGAAGAGCCCCGTCTCGCCGGGGAAGGACCAGCGCACGTTCCAGGCGCAGGCGACAGCAGACATCGCCCGTCTGAGGCAGCTGTTCAAGCAGGCCCGTGATGCCGACGACCTGAACGAGGCCAGACGGATCCGCCAGGAGGTCTCACGGATCGCCACGGATCGCCTGTCCGGTGAGCCACGGCAGAACCTGCTGCTGCTCCGCACCGACCTGCAGACCTGGATCAGCAGCCGTGAAGCAGCAGCCGCCCACGCGGCGCTGCGCACCTTGTTCGCCGACCTCGCGACGGCCGGCCCTGCCCCCACGCCTCTCGCCCTGCGCAGTGCCCTGGCCCACTCGAAGATTCTCAAACGACGCTGCCCCGGCCCCCTGCCGCAGGACCTCGACACGGCGCTCGCCCGCCTGGAAGCCCAGGTCAACGGCGAATTGGTGACTCCAGACGACGGAGCCCCCCTGTCGGCGACCCACTCGTCACCCAGCGGCGCGCCGCCTTCCGAGTTTGCCGCTTTCGCAGAAGCCCGAGCGGAGTTCGCCTGGCTCGTGAAGGAGATCCGTGCCGCGCAGGAGGCCGGCGACCTGGCTGCGGTCCAGACCGCGCGCCACTTGGCCGGACCCATCTACGGTCGGCGTCTGTCGCCCGAAGACCGGGCCACCTACACGCCGTTGATGCGCGAGGTGAAGGCGTGGTGCCAGGAACAAGATCCGTACACGGACCCGATCCTGCGCCGTATCCGTCAAGTCCTCGCCGAACTCGGCCGTGCCGGCAACGGCCTGGCCACCGAGCAACTCGCCGCATTCCTCGGCGAGATCAGCTCGCTGCGCCGTCAGTTGGACGGGCGCCTACCGGTGCTCGAAGAGGTTCAGGTCAAGCGGTGGAAGCGCCAGCTCAAGGCCCGCACCTCGAGCGCGCCGCGTCGTGCCGCACCGCGCGCGGCGGACCCGGTCAAGGCCGTCCCCGGTCCCAAGGCCACCGCACCGTCTCCCCCGGACCGTCTGCCGATCGAGACCATCGACAAGCTGGCCGCCATCGCCCGGGACGTCCTCAAAGACGCGGCGCGCAGCGGCGGCTCACTTCTGACGTGGGGTGACCTGCGGCTGCGGATGGCGGGCGGGCTGCCGCACCTGCACCCGGACGACCAAGGTGAACTCCTGGTCGCCGTCGACCGGGAGACACCGGTTGGTGAACCGCTGCTGTCCACACTCGTCGCGAGCTCGGACGCCTCGTTGCACTGGCTCTACCGCCACGTCCGCTTCAGCCTCGGCCGCGAACGCATACCCGAACCAGACCTTCCCGCCCACTGGGCCACCGAAGTCCTGCGCCTGCGCCAAACCTGGCGCCACCGCTGACCTGCCGCACTCAGTGAACGGCGTCCGGGCCCAGCCGGCCCGCCGTTCAGCTCGGTCGCGGACATCCGCCGGCCCCGGCTCGCTGCACTGGTACGCCACGACTGCACGCGGCTACGGGTAGACACCGAGCTCGTAGTGGGACACCCCGGCGAACACGGTCACGGTGCCGTCGTCGTGCATCTCGCCCCAGGGGCGCTCCGGGAGTGAGATGTCCAGGAAGCTGCCGGAGCAGCCCTCGCAGCAGTCGAAATGGTCCTGCCACGCTGTCACGTCCGCTTCGGTGCTTGGGTTGCGCATCGTATGGACGTCGTGACCGCTGCACTCGTCGTTCGGGCACGGTGCGCCGTGGCCACAGTCCGCGGTGCCGCACGGGCAGGGACGGTCGCACCCGGCCGGTTCCCAGTCCTGGGTGATCACGGCGCGTTCTCGGGGTGACTTCCGATCCGCTGTCAGGGCTGCCACGACGTCCTGCCGGGACGCCCCGGTCGCTTTCTGCACGGCGTCCGTGAGCGCGACCACGTTGCCGAGGTCGGGATCAGTGCCCGAAAGCCATACGGTCGGTGAGCCGGACGAGTCGGCCTCGTTGCGGTACAGCCTCGCGAAGAACGAACGCGTCCCCGTGTCGTATCCCCAGTCGCTGCCCCGCTCCCAGCCGCGAAGCGGCAGAGCGAGGGTGAAGTCCTCGACGATTCGCTGCCCTTGTGGCACGTAGAGCGCGGTCATACGGTGCCAGCGGCAATGCGCCAGATCGCCGTGGGCGATGGCGGTGCAGGCGTCGTTGAGGGCCGGATTCCCTCGGCAGCGCCGCTTGGTGCGATGGTCACGGCAATACGTCTGCGTCGCCTCGATGAGCTGGTCGCACTGCCGTCCCCCCGTGTCGCTGGGTGCCATACAGCGCTGGCGGTGCGCGGCGGCGGGGTGGCGATTGGCCGGCGTGCCGTCGGCCCGCTGCTGTTCGATCTCGCGGTGGATCCGGGCCACGCTCTCATTGCGCGCCGCGCCCTGCATCGGGTAGACGGTGCCTTTCGTCGTCAGCAGGTTCGTGAGGGTGTCCGGGGCGAGTTGCGGCTCCAGCAGCAGCCGCAGACCGTCCTCGCTGACCGGGTACTCCACCGCTTCACCCGACGGGAGGACGCTGCGCAGGCGCCGGCTGGTGACCAGTTCGAGCCACAGCTCCAGCATCAGTTCGCAGTCATCAGAAATGGGCTGGAAGAACCAGCGCTCCTCCGCGTCATGGATGGCGCGGATGCCGCGGTGGGCCTCGGTCCGGGACGCTGTCTTCGCCCGTTTCCGCAGTCCCTGGGCGCCCGCCAAGGTGGTGAGGTCCAGACGCGCCGCACGAGATGCGCCGCCGCCGACCACATGACGGGCGGCATACAGCGTGTCCACCGTCTTCGCGGCCAGCACGCCGACGTCCACCACGTCGCCGTAGGTCCGCAGGCATCGGTAGTCGCCGTCGAAGAGATTGTGGCCGATGATCAGGTCGACGTCTCCGGCCGCGGCACGGAGGTCCGACAGATTCTGATCTCGGAAGGTGTGAAAGGCTACTTGCTGCCAGAATTCCTGTCCCGGCATGTCGGCGGCGTCCTGTCTCTCCATCACCAAGAAGCCGACGACGTCGATATCCCAGCGCTCGGGCAGGCTCCGGCCCGCTACCCGCGCATAGTCCACATCCAGCACTCCCACCGTGCGGGGAGATCCTGAGGGCAGCCGCCGTACCGCAGGCGTGCGATAAACGGGCGCGTGGCCATACCTGTCGGCGTCCACGACGCTCGGGTCCGGCGCCACAATCGGAGTCCATGCCTCCAAGTCCTCCGCGCTGGCATAAGCGCCGTCACTTCCTCCGGGCGTACACACCGAGTGCGCCACATAGGAGGCGAACCCCCGTCGCCGCAGATCCAACGCACCTGGGTCATCGGCGAGTTGGCTCTCGGAAAACACCCACAGGTAGACCGGAACGGCCAGGTCGGACCGCAGGTACCACCCCGCTTGGAGCGGCGCCCGAGGGAAATCGACCTGCGGGACGAAATCGGATGAGTATCCGTCGGGAGGCTGCGCCCTGAACTCCAAGAGTGGCTGGCCAGACTCCCGCCCTGCGTCGATCAACGCCTGAAAGGTCCACCCGCGCGACGGCACTCGCGGGCCACCGAGCTTGATCACGGAGGGCAGTTGCTCGTGCGGGGCAACCTCCCCGGTGCGCCGGGCCCGCGACGACGGCTTCTTCTTCCTCTTCTTCGGCATGCGCCGGACAGTAGCCACCCCCTCTGACAACGGCCGCGCCCCAAGGCGACCTATCCGACGGCCCGTTGATCTTCCCGGCGTCGGACGAGGACCGCGATCATCGCGGTGACGGCTTTCGGTAGCCCGGTGAGCCGAGTACGCAGGCGTGTCATAGAAAACATCGTCGGGGCATGGCGCGGCCGGGGCATGAGTCGCGGTACTCAGC
It includes:
- a CDS encoding sacsin N-terminal ATP-binding-like domain-containing protein, whose translation is MARNARAEQLREYGRSVLEGARSEQVLRMARQVNAVSYTSAREYAGRSLFELLQNGYDAHPGDRRDGRVHVLLDEAEGEWGTLYVANGGTPFTWRDVERVCELAQSSKEVGEGIGNKGVGFRSILLISEAPEIYSADPDSPLGPELDGYCFRFAQKVDVEEFLAGEDNAHEVAAKYPPLQAPLPLDDVPAICRQLAAQGYVTIVRLPLLSDAAQAEVRLRMRELAGAKVPVMLFLDRLAGLTLERRAVGGEAGELNDAHQALERHELARSEECFAVAQDGAGHGFPVSCATVDLGPSGTFLVVRGTVEKERLNSTLAEAVSSGLLDDTWQEWKRSAVVEVALPLPAPRRPRRGQIYTFLPMGEDQAAPFPGHMNAPFFTKFDRTGLPSDNPLNVLLLDAVAETCLAAAAVLRTVPEPSMRQLAVDLVSWESEKGSAGRLRAAALRVHGSELADVPLMPVLAADGALPETSWAPPRGAVLWPDLDLTVLTAHRAHEAGIVVADPEIGGDRLKRLATLCKALACPWEPSLEILAEYVERIVRGLPLPRFGEPPDEQWSALYEDLAALFEDNGHVLHGRQLLLAEDCTLRHTNRPLDRAGTGTSTRTQGKPSGQGVRREAFFQPVRTEANQTEAPSVPALLGKRLFSLHPGLVWKDRGERTRGRAARAFLEQEGLVRPYDTRGLLDHVRQALSASTDLRLRLQTLRFVFRLWQPRRSLGGTEISSLGLYVPSADGWLIRASDAVFGRGWGRASVGEDLAAVVAAGQDVSKSLKAIAGRLLAAPEEFAKRGETEEWRAFLLEAGVADGLVPVRSPDALSRVDQGRELSARQLVRMAKVSAEVQEQWEPYVHWPGVYYPRTPYRGTPAWRLPGQDVVGRLGQEARLAYARLVLHGLASWEDARFASVWTSAGSQSPPDRELVPTPLGAFVREQPWLPVRGRDRAVRFVRPADAWHCPPGLEEEPSYAPTVDHRLRHLLERGKAGDRLREMRLPTWDDPRDSDRLIAALGRLAAEGALGAEDRPAAQRANERAWKHLVRRPRPALPKGASLLAESGDRLISVPLSALDGGESDGDGDARTVLYVSGERDSLTPLLIREMARPLLTLPGVSAKAAELLAADHPATVRHTDDLMFTVTVDGTRVNPAAMGEPLVQQLPWLTLAVGVLCDHLARGPRASEAELSELTSLVRSVRLHRYRSWNIELDGRPGTLPGRLGGVLPLPDPKHPLVLSPAGEPGWPETTRIVMAVAELLGRREFGDRLRLAAHQLATRHADLHNPGQEELADALEVTNHQVEETSRRIDGAIGVVLERCRPFLVHLLGTETANSLFLPPPGDTREFQAHLEEYAAELPVPVSEFIARARAARGTDELRRDLGIGFAELNDTLRAMSPPLEPISHAAEHEEALRTYLDLRRKELVNRLRWAVLEDFDARRPIPDWPSVRALDWITAPEAWEYAMDTADTGSLEAHVEEQLALRLGRPVPLPRSGERLPTPDHVRGANLRTITGLAAELAVLVRAAGHPLPAALTAAEPAEEVTARLEAVGALDFRPLSPTDVVGWLAALGQWPDGMAVATEPERHGLSGADLDRVRNAAEHERRERERKRRSISVGGRDFDVHSGDFTALTRELDRVLQSGSAPGITAAGPLRFTDPRPQTGRTQATGRTRGRRYGGGTDSGLTTAQREAIGYVGEWYAYQWLCARYPDRMDETCWVSGNRRKAFPGPSGDDGLGFDFRVGSGSRPYLYEVKATGGEGGRFELGESEVRAARQHAGNDRWRLLVVTHALTPHKMAIQMLPNPYGKRGRGRYREEGGALRFSYLL